A single genomic interval of Sulfurovum sp. TSL6 harbors:
- the infB gene encoding translation initiation factor IF-2, whose amino-acid sequence MDKVKIQEIADEAGLSNGDLLDKAKELGFDVKAANSTISMENAGILVDYAISGTLPKGFKKPGSKSKITVVKKKVETVEKKASTPEVETEAAEKPAPETTVETPEATTEEKVETETPEVTAESTEEPEVKKVKKRKGISVVSKKTEPEVPVSAKEAEEAPKRKTLSRGGIKIVRKAKPAPARAATKISMDEQTAYVAKKKPKKVAEARDTGKKIDIFNHDSMSGDIDSGLGGEEVVLLDFSDKNIYEDMMRQEQKRKEEAKKREAASGGPVKGKQAFRPQKKRSLKRGGKRKKYEKVENTEVVTSVEIPENVRVYEFAEKVNRSIGEVIGVLFALGMMVTKNDFLSKDEIEILAEEFEVEVTTVNPLDELEIVEDQDAQEDEANLEERPPVITIMGHVDHGKTSLLDRIRTSKVADKEAGGITQHVGAYQVEKNGKKITFVDTPGHEAFTEMRSRGAQATDIVIIVVAADDGVMPQTKEAISHTKAAGVPLIVAINKMDKESANPDNVKAQLSEIGVMAADWGGEYEFVPVSAHTGMGIDDLLETILLQAEVMELKANPNRKAKAVVVESSLEKGFGPVANVIIKNGTLHVGDNVIVGKTYGRIKAIKLDDGSNVKEIGPSTPAAIVGLNEVPGAGDELIVMDTDKEVRELAEKRAEYDRAKALSKSTKASLDDLSALIAEGQLKSLPVIIKADVQGSLEAIKGSLEKLRNEEVKVNIIHEGVGGVTESDLTLADASEHAVVLGFNVRPTGAVKKKSKELGVEIRTYSIIYDLLDDVKALLGGMMSPVISEEVTGQADVRETFVVGKVGTIAGCKVSDGVITRNSKARLIRDGVVVYESKIASLKRFNEDAKEVKNGYECGIMLENFNDIKEGDVIETFKDVEEQVTL is encoded by the coding sequence ATGGATAAAGTTAAAATCCAAGAAATAGCAGATGAAGCAGGATTGTCAAATGGAGATTTGCTAGACAAAGCCAAAGAGTTAGGTTTTGATGTAAAAGCAGCCAACAGTACTATCAGCATGGAAAATGCTGGTATCCTCGTAGATTATGCGATTAGCGGTACATTACCAAAAGGGTTTAAAAAACCCGGTAGCAAATCAAAAATTACTGTAGTAAAGAAAAAAGTGGAAACTGTAGAGAAAAAAGCTTCAACTCCAGAAGTTGAAACTGAGGCTGCAGAAAAACCAGCACCTGAAACTACAGTCGAGACTCCTGAAGCGACAACGGAAGAGAAAGTTGAGACAGAGACTCCAGAAGTAACTGCAGAAAGCACGGAAGAGCCTGAAGTCAAAAAGGTGAAGAAACGCAAAGGTATCTCTGTTGTAAGCAAGAAAACAGAACCTGAAGTACCTGTTTCTGCAAAAGAAGCTGAAGAGGCACCAAAGAGAAAAACACTTTCTCGAGGCGGCATCAAAATTGTGAGAAAAGCAAAACCTGCACCTGCAAGAGCTGCAACGAAGATATCTATGGATGAGCAAACAGCTTATGTGGCAAAAAAGAAGCCAAAGAAAGTAGCTGAAGCCAGAGATACCGGTAAGAAAATAGATATTTTCAACCATGACAGTATGAGTGGTGATATCGATAGCGGTCTTGGTGGTGAAGAGGTAGTACTTTTAGACTTCTCTGATAAAAATATCTATGAAGATATGATGCGCCAAGAACAAAAACGTAAAGAAGAAGCGAAGAAAAGAGAAGCAGCAAGTGGTGGACCTGTTAAAGGTAAACAAGCATTCCGTCCTCAGAAAAAACGTTCACTTAAACGTGGCGGTAAACGTAAGAAGTATGAAAAAGTAGAAAATACTGAAGTAGTCACTTCTGTAGAAATCCCTGAAAACGTAAGGGTGTATGAGTTTGCTGAAAAAGTCAACCGTTCTATAGGTGAAGTGATCGGTGTACTTTTTGCATTGGGTATGATGGTAACAAAGAATGACTTTTTAAGTAAAGATGAAATCGAGATATTGGCCGAAGAGTTTGAAGTTGAAGTGACGACGGTTAATCCTCTTGATGAACTTGAAATTGTAGAGGATCAAGATGCCCAAGAGGATGAGGCGAATCTTGAAGAGAGACCACCTGTAATCACGATCATGGGACATGTTGACCACGGTAAGACCTCACTGCTTGACAGAATTCGTACGTCAAAAGTAGCAGATAAGGAAGCAGGCGGTATTACACAGCACGTAGGTGCTTACCAAGTAGAAAAAAATGGTAAGAAGATCACGTTTGTGGATACTCCGGGTCACGAAGCCTTTACAGAAATGCGTTCACGTGGAGCACAGGCAACAGATATTGTTATTATCGTTGTGGCAGCAGATGACGGTGTAATGCCTCAAACCAAAGAAGCGATCTCTCACACCAAAGCAGCGGGTGTACCTCTCATCGTTGCGATCAATAAAATGGATAAAGAGAGTGCAAACCCTGATAATGTGAAGGCCCAACTTTCTGAGATAGGTGTTATGGCAGCAGACTGGGGTGGAGAGTATGAATTCGTTCCTGTTTCAGCACATACGGGTATGGGTATAGATGACTTACTTGAAACGATTCTTTTACAAGCAGAAGTGATGGAACTCAAAGCCAACCCAAATAGAAAAGCAAAAGCGGTTGTGGTAGAAAGTTCTCTTGAAAAAGGCTTTGGACCAGTGGCCAATGTGATCATTAAAAATGGTACATTACACGTAGGTGATAATGTGATCGTAGGTAAGACATACGGGCGTATCAAAGCCATTAAATTGGATGACGGAAGTAATGTTAAAGAGATCGGTCCAAGTACACCGGCAGCTATTGTAGGACTGAATGAAGTGCCAGGCGCGGGTGATGAACTTATCGTGATGGATACAGATAAAGAAGTGCGGGAATTGGCTGAGAAAAGAGCGGAGTATGATAGAGCAAAAGCACTCTCCAAGAGTACAAAAGCATCGCTTGATGATCTTTCTGCACTTATTGCCGAAGGACAGCTCAAGTCACTTCCTGTGATTATCAAAGCAGATGTCCAAGGTTCCCTTGAAGCGATCAAAGGAAGCCTAGAGAAGCTTAGAAATGAAGAAGTAAAAGTTAATATTATTCATGAAGGTGTAGGTGGAGTCACAGAGAGTGATCTTACGCTTGCCGATGCATCTGAACATGCGGTTGTACTTGGATTTAATGTACGTCCGACAGGTGCAGTGAAGAAGAAATCAAAAGAGTTGGGTGTAGAGATACGTACGTATTCTATCATTTATGATCTTCTTGATGATGTAAAAGCACTACTTGGCGGTATGATGAGTCCTGTGATCTCTGAAGAAGTGACTGGACAGGCAGATGTACGTGAGACATTTGTTGTCGGTAAAGTGGGTACGATCGCCGGGTGTAAAGTGTCTGATGGTGTGATCACAAGAAACTCCAAAGCAAGACTTATCCGTGATGGTGTTGTAGTCTATGAAAGTAAGATTGCTTCATTGAAACGTTTCAATGAAGATGCGAAAGAAGTCAAGAATGGTTATGAGTGTGGTATCATGCTTGAAAACTTTAATGACATTAAAGAGGGTGATGTGATCGAAACATTTAAAGATGTTGAAGAGCAGGTTACATTATAG
- a CDS encoding DUF448 domain-containing protein: MKKSQPTRMCIACRSRLPQNTLIRLKQEGDEVVGFDGKGRSFYLCDICIHNEKKIKGLVKRFKQDAGRFTKLLEELANEADTCN; encoded by the coding sequence ATGAAAAAATCACAGCCAACACGTATGTGCATCGCTTGCCGAAGTAGACTTCCTCAGAACACTTTGATTCGTTTAAAACAAGAGGGTGACGAGGTAGTAGGATTTGATGGTAAAGGAAGAAGCTTTTACCTCTGTGATATTTGTATACATAATGAGAAAAAAATCAAAGGCTTAGTGAAGCGTTTTAAACAAGATGCAGGACGATTTACTAAGTTATTGGAAGAGTTGGCTAATGAAGCCGACACATGCAACTAG
- the thrB gene encoding homoserine kinase — protein sequence MFISVPATSANLGPGFDTLGLAVDLRNEITITPSKFLSLSTHGEGDDNPKIKKNSLFLSIFNENYKRLTGRDDNFRFEFHNRIPISRGLGSSSAVIVAALSAAYTAAGKRYNKREILNQALRYEHHPDNITPAVMGGFNVACVEGDRVYSKKRRMPDYLKAVVVVPNRTISTARSRTVLPKMYRKEETVYSLSRSSYMTALFMSESWDLLRIASKDKLHQARRMKMMPELFDVQKLALKHGALMSTLSGSGSTFFNLAYEKDANKIAQALQARFPQFRVFILSLDNNGVITKS from the coding sequence ATGTTTATAAGCGTACCCGCAACCTCTGCAAACTTAGGCCCTGGATTTGATACCTTGGGTCTTGCAGTAGATCTAAGAAATGAAATTACTATCACACCTTCAAAATTTTTAAGTCTTTCGACACATGGAGAGGGTGATGACAATCCTAAAATAAAGAAGAATTCTCTGTTTTTAAGTATTTTTAATGAAAATTATAAAAGACTCACCGGTAGAGATGATAATTTTAGGTTTGAGTTTCATAACCGTATTCCCATCTCAAGAGGATTGGGAAGTTCTTCTGCGGTTATTGTGGCTGCATTGAGTGCAGCGTATACCGCGGCAGGTAAGAGATATAACAAAAGAGAAATACTCAATCAGGCATTACGCTATGAACATCACCCGGACAACATTACACCCGCAGTGATGGGTGGATTTAATGTCGCCTGTGTAGAAGGTGACAGGGTCTACAGTAAAAAAAGGCGTATGCCCGACTATTTAAAAGCGGTAGTGGTTGTACCTAACCGTACCATATCTACGGCAAGATCGCGTACTGTCTTGCCCAAAATGTATAGAAAAGAAGAGACAGTCTATTCACTATCACGTTCGTCCTATATGACAGCACTGTTTATGAGCGAATCCTGGGATCTTTTGCGTATCGCATCCAAAGATAAGCTACATCAGGCAAGACGAATGAAAATGATGCCTGAATTGTTCGATGTACAGAAGTTGGCACTGAAGCATGGTGCACTGATGAGTACACTTTCCGGTTCAGGTTCCACATTTTTTAACCTTGCATACGAGAAAGATGCAAATAAAATAGCACAAGCACTACAGGCACGTTTCCCTCAATTCAGGGTTTTTATTCTCTCTTTAGACAATAATGGTGTCATCACCAAAAGTTAA
- the lpxC gene encoding UDP-3-O-acyl-N-acetylglucosamine deacetylase: protein MQQRTLKKPVEVIGIGLHKGEPIKLRLEPLDVDSGIMFYREDLAMRIPLSPDSVIDTRMATVIGNEKGYISTIEHFLSAVYAYGIDNMRVIVDGNEMPIMDGSSISFCLLLEEAGIQEQDAPKKIIRVKQPVEVSEGDKFVRLLPHESAQFDFRIKFDHPVIGDQKEHFEFSTKAFVEEIARARTFGFAKDIQYLQSQNLALGATLQNAIGLDDHKVLNPEGLRFENEFARHKILDAMGDMLVSGHNILAKYESFAGSHDLNYKLTSKLLSDSKNYDLVAVEELQSRAFAKSFA, encoded by the coding sequence ATGCAACAAAGAACACTGAAAAAACCTGTTGAAGTGATAGGTATAGGTCTGCATAAAGGTGAGCCGATCAAGTTAAGACTTGAGCCGCTTGATGTAGATTCCGGTATTATGTTTTATCGTGAAGATCTAGCGATGAGAATACCACTTTCTCCTGACTCGGTCATAGATACACGTATGGCTACGGTCATAGGAAATGAGAAAGGGTATATCTCTACAATAGAGCACTTTCTCTCTGCCGTATACGCGTATGGTATAGACAATATGCGTGTGATCGTGGACGGAAATGAGATGCCGATCATGGATGGTTCATCCATCTCTTTTTGTCTTTTGTTGGAAGAAGCGGGTATTCAGGAACAGGATGCTCCAAAGAAAATTATCCGTGTCAAGCAACCTGTTGAGGTAAGTGAAGGTGATAAATTTGTACGTCTTTTACCTCATGAGAGTGCACAATTTGACTTTCGTATCAAGTTTGACCATCCTGTGATCGGTGATCAGAAAGAGCATTTTGAGTTTAGTACCAAAGCGTTTGTAGAAGAGATCGCAAGAGCAAGAACATTTGGATTTGCGAAAGATATACAGTATCTGCAAAGTCAAAACTTAGCGCTTGGTGCAACACTTCAAAATGCCATAGGGCTCGATGACCATAAAGTACTTAATCCTGAAGGATTACGTTTTGAGAATGAATTTGCAAGACATAAGATCTTGGATGCCATGGGTGATATGTTGGTCTCTGGCCATAACATTCTAGCTAAATATGAATCATTTGCAGGAAGTCATGATCTCAATTATAAACTGACATCCAAATTGCTTTCAGACAGTAAAAACTATGATCTTGTAGCAGTAGAAGAGTTACAAAGTAGGGCATTTGCAAAAAGCTTTGCCTAA
- a CDS encoding M23 family metallopeptidase has product MRNRSGKKGGAKIVGGLFLVVLVGLLAGAGYVYTAPEFEREVPKVYSEQNMFWNRKDPLKVQLTDNEGLKRFQLILSDGQKSLIVGEGTFEGKPKEQTLLVNYPQSKTLDTKASKLKLKVLVNDSSLWNFGKGNKSEQVIDINVDFKRPNVNILANSYSITQGGSALVVFQAEDENLDMLYVKVGEEKFKAQPYKKEGYYAALIAWPFTQTEFKAEVIAIDAAKNIRTADIPFYVKNHEYKVSWIRAKDKFIDGKITDLASSDPEYAHIDDKLEKLRAINETMRLKNEALIHSLSKEVSSDVLESWKMKKFYPLRNGQKVASYGDERHYYYGNKENEVSHSYHVGYDLASTKMATIKTSNAGKVVFANENGIYGNMPMIDHGLGLYSLYGHCSQLLVNEGDEVDAGDAIAKTGVSGLALGDHLHFGLLVQGVEVRPVEWFDQEWIRKNVDNIFKAADKIIQGK; this is encoded by the coding sequence ATGAGAAATAGAAGTGGTAAAAAAGGCGGAGCAAAAATCGTAGGCGGATTATTTTTAGTGGTATTAGTGGGTTTACTTGCTGGAGCGGGGTATGTGTATACGGCACCGGAATTTGAAAGAGAAGTCCCCAAAGTCTACAGTGAGCAAAATATGTTTTGGAACCGAAAGGATCCATTAAAAGTGCAACTCACTGATAATGAAGGATTAAAACGTTTTCAACTGATCTTGAGCGACGGGCAAAAGAGTCTTATTGTTGGAGAGGGAACCTTTGAAGGAAAACCAAAAGAGCAAACGCTTCTGGTGAACTATCCACAAAGTAAAACACTGGATACAAAAGCAAGCAAGCTAAAATTAAAAGTGTTGGTCAATGATAGCAGTCTATGGAACTTTGGTAAGGGAAACAAGAGTGAACAAGTGATCGACATCAATGTTGACTTTAAAAGACCCAATGTAAACATACTTGCAAACTCTTACAGCATTACGCAAGGCGGAAGTGCTTTAGTTGTATTTCAAGCAGAAGATGAAAATCTTGATATGCTTTATGTGAAAGTAGGAGAAGAGAAATTTAAAGCACAACCGTATAAAAAAGAAGGATACTATGCCGCACTTATCGCATGGCCATTTACGCAAACAGAGTTTAAAGCTGAGGTCATAGCGATAGACGCTGCCAAAAACATACGTACTGCTGACATTCCTTTTTATGTCAAAAACCATGAGTATAAAGTTTCATGGATCAGAGCAAAAGATAAATTTATCGATGGAAAGATCACGGATCTTGCATCAAGTGATCCTGAATATGCCCATATCGACGATAAACTGGAAAAGTTAAGAGCGATCAATGAAACCATGCGTTTGAAAAATGAAGCCTTGATCCACTCCTTAAGTAAAGAGGTCTCTTCTGATGTGTTGGAAAGCTGGAAAATGAAAAAGTTCTACCCGCTTAGAAATGGACAAAAGGTTGCGAGTTATGGTGATGAAAGACATTACTACTATGGAAACAAAGAGAATGAAGTATCTCACTCCTATCATGTAGGGTATGATCTTGCAAGTACAAAAATGGCTACGATTAAAACTTCAAACGCAGGTAAAGTAGTATTTGCGAATGAAAATGGAATTTATGGAAATATGCCTATGATCGATCATGGATTGGGTCTTTATTCACTCTATGGGCACTGCTCTCAACTATTGGTGAATGAGGGCGATGAAGTAGATGCGGGAGATGCCATAGCAAAAACGGGTGTTTCTGGTTTGGCATTGGGTGATCACCTGCATTTTGGTCTTTTGGTTCAAGGTGTAGAGGTCAGACCGGTAGAATGGTTTGATCAAGAGTGGATCAGAAAAAATGTGGATAATATTTTTAAGGCTGCGGATAAGATCATTCAAGGTAAATAG
- a CDS encoding bifunctional oligoribonuclease/PAP phosphatase NrnA produces MIREGLPYDEVRNKIEDTGSITILSHLNPDADTLGTALGLYALLSTDKRLKVEIVNASTELPLYLDFLPNFKKIKHHIDYADSVIVSCDCGSVDRLGFDLEGRDIINIDHHQSNTRYGSINVVIAEYASASQVAFALFKELYPVKADAATCFYTALLSDTRFFTTSSVNEEVFTVAKELVHAGALPDEIACHFTQRRPLSSLRILQRALTSLSLYHDAEIAALMVTKEDINASGATVPDMEGVVDYARSLATVEIAIFAMELANGIRISLRSKKVDVSKVAMAFGGGGHKVAAGFTLGDKGAQCGLQESIDTILAKIEELGLLDEK; encoded by the coding sequence ATGATACGTGAAGGTCTCCCTTATGATGAAGTCAGAAATAAGATAGAAGACACTGGTTCTATTACGATACTTTCCCATCTGAACCCTGATGCAGATACTTTAGGTACGGCTTTAGGACTCTATGCATTGTTAAGTACAGATAAAAGGCTAAAAGTTGAAATAGTGAATGCTTCAACCGAGTTACCCCTTTATCTTGATTTTTTACCAAACTTTAAAAAGATCAAGCATCATATCGATTATGCGGACAGTGTGATAGTCTCTTGTGACTGCGGGAGTGTGGATAGACTGGGATTTGATCTAGAGGGTAGAGATATTATCAATATCGATCACCATCAGAGTAATACACGTTACGGAAGTATCAACGTAGTGATAGCAGAATATGCCTCTGCGTCACAGGTGGCATTTGCATTGTTTAAAGAACTTTATCCTGTAAAGGCTGATGCAGCAACTTGTTTTTACACAGCACTGCTCTCTGATACAAGATTTTTTACAACCTCTTCAGTCAATGAAGAAGTGTTTACCGTAGCAAAAGAACTTGTTCATGCGGGTGCTTTACCTGATGAGATAGCCTGTCACTTTACACAGAGACGACCATTGAGTTCATTGCGTATTTTGCAAAGAGCTTTAACGTCTTTATCTTTATACCATGACGCGGAGATAGCTGCACTCATGGTAACCAAAGAAGATATAAACGCATCAGGTGCAACGGTACCGGATATGGAAGGTGTAGTGGATTACGCCAGATCTTTAGCGACCGTTGAGATAGCGATATTTGCGATGGAGTTGGCGAATGGTATCCGTATCTCTTTACGCAGTAAAAAAGTAGATGTATCCAAAGTGGCTATGGCTTTTGGGGGCGGCGGGCATAAAGTGGCTGCAGGTTTTACCTTAGGTGATAAGGGAGCGCAATGCGGATTACAAGAAAGTATAGATACAATTTTAGCAAAGATAGAAGAATTAGGATTACTAGATGAGAAATAG
- the nadC gene encoding carboxylating nicotinate-nucleotide diphosphorylase, with translation MLKETFLKALVAEDVGRGDLFSRISSGKPIRAYIIAKSDGVLAGQEYIDAFAKMYDLTLEWKKSDGSRFSKGEKLLFISGDSKTILSLERSILDMVIHASSIATLTDSYVNAIKDTGVKLLDTRKTRPLLREFEKYAVRCGGGINHRMGLDDCLMLKDTHLQTIEDLDVFMQEVRQKIPFTSKVEIECESLEMAKKAMKSGADIVMCDNMSTEETMKVVAYRNENYPHILLEASGNVTLDTIEKIASTGVDAISSGSIIHQANWIDLSMKVE, from the coding sequence ATGTTAAAAGAGACATTTTTAAAGGCTTTAGTAGCTGAAGATGTAGGACGTGGAGACCTCTTCTCACGTATCAGTTCAGGTAAGCCCATTCGGGCTTATATCATTGCCAAGAGCGATGGTGTACTCGCCGGCCAGGAGTATATAGATGCCTTTGCAAAAATGTATGATCTGACACTGGAATGGAAAAAATCTGATGGCAGTCGTTTTAGCAAAGGTGAAAAACTTCTTTTTATCTCAGGAGACTCAAAAACCATTCTTTCTCTGGAACGTTCTATTTTGGATATGGTTATTCATGCAAGTTCTATAGCAACCTTGACAGATTCGTATGTCAATGCCATTAAAGACACGGGTGTGAAGTTACTGGATACAAGAAAAACAAGACCGTTACTTCGTGAATTTGAAAAGTATGCCGTACGCTGTGGCGGCGGCATCAATCACCGTATGGGCTTAGATGACTGTCTAATGCTCAAAGATACACATTTGCAGACCATAGAGGATCTGGATGTATTTATGCAAGAAGTACGACAAAAAATACCCTTTACTTCCAAGGTAGAAATAGAGTGTGAGAGTTTGGAAATGGCAAAGAAAGCGATGAAATCAGGAGCAGATATCGTGATGTGCGATAATATGTCTACAGAAGAGACCATGAAAGTCGTTGCATACAGAAATGAAAACTATCCGCATATTTTACTTGAGGCCAGCGGTAATGTAACATTGGATACGATCGAAAAGATCGCAAGTACGGGAGTAGATGCCATTAGTTCGGGATCGATCATTCATCAGGCAAATTGGATAGATCTCTCTATGAAGGTAGAGTAG
- the nadA gene encoding quinolinate synthase NadA → MSIDYKAEINRLKKELDVTVVAHYYQRDEVFEMADITGDSLELARRCQADTNPWVVFCGVGFMGQSVKVIAPEKRVLMPKIACCAMARMMDGSYFDESVQYMVDRGITKEDILPITYINSDASVKAKVGKMGGLVCTSSNAYKIIEKGLESGKKILFVPDRCLGQNFAIQMGLKSCVIGVEEEGKECDPKEADIICFNGFCSVHQLFTVDDVEFYRNKYPGIKIAVHPECDPSVVLAADFSGSTSQLIKYVNDLDPEQKVAIGTEYNLVNRMRKGNTYVLSSTKPECPTMNETTLEDLYNTLKSIEDNKPINEIVVDPDTIKYANVALERMLAIK, encoded by the coding sequence ATGAGTATAGATTATAAAGCTGAGATAAACAGACTAAAAAAAGAATTGGATGTCACGGTAGTGGCACACTATTATCAGCGTGATGAAGTCTTTGAAATGGCTGATATCACAGGTGACAGTCTTGAGTTGGCACGCAGATGTCAGGCAGACACAAACCCTTGGGTCGTTTTTTGCGGTGTGGGGTTTATGGGGCAAAGTGTCAAGGTTATTGCACCTGAAAAACGTGTGCTTATGCCAAAGATCGCATGTTGTGCTATGGCACGAATGATGGATGGATCATATTTTGACGAATCCGTACAGTATATGGTAGACAGAGGTATTACCAAAGAAGATATCCTGCCTATTACCTATATCAATTCTGATGCTTCAGTCAAGGCAAAGGTGGGGAAGATGGGCGGACTCGTATGTACCTCTTCCAATGCCTATAAGATCATCGAGAAAGGCTTGGAGAGCGGGAAGAAGATCCTCTTTGTCCCGGACAGATGTTTAGGACAGAATTTTGCGATACAGATGGGATTGAAATCCTGTGTGATCGGTGTAGAAGAAGAGGGCAAAGAGTGTGATCCTAAAGAAGCAGATATCATTTGTTTTAATGGTTTCTGTTCTGTACATCAACTCTTTACGGTAGATGACGTAGAGTTCTACCGAAACAAGTACCCGGGTATTAAAATAGCTGTACACCCCGAATGTGATCCAAGTGTCGTACTGGCAGCAGATTTTTCAGGTTCTACCTCACAATTGATCAAGTATGTCAATGACCTTGATCCAGAACAAAAAGTCGCCATAGGTACAGAGTACAATCTTGTCAACAGAATGAGAAAGGGTAATACCTATGTACTCTCTTCCACGAAGCCGGAGTGTCCTACCATGAATGAAACGACTTTAGAAGATCTGTACAATACACTCAAGTCTATAGAGGACAATAAGCCTATCAATGAAATTGTAGTGGATCCCGATACGATCAAATATGCCAATGTAGCATTAGAACGTATGTTGGCGATAAAATAA
- the plsY gene encoding glycerol-3-phosphate 1-O-acyltransferase PlsY has product MDFLTNQNILLYLAAYLIAGIPFGYLLAKKFAGVDIKEAGSGNIGATNVLRVVKEQDPKLAKKLGAITLFLDAIKGVVVILIAMMLGAPESVLWTIAVLAVVGHCFSAFLFFEGGKGVATGFGVLLIMMPIPALIAIVVWLVAAKGLKISSLSSLIGLIAFIIASYILYPEVPGIGSHAPIWIIAFIIFYKHIPNIVRLFKKEEGKV; this is encoded by the coding sequence ATGGACTTTTTAACAAATCAAAATATTTTACTCTATCTTGCGGCATATCTTATAGCCGGGATCCCTTTTGGATACTTACTTGCCAAAAAATTTGCAGGCGTTGACATCAAAGAAGCAGGTAGCGGTAATATCGGTGCGACCAATGTACTTCGTGTGGTCAAAGAACAAGACCCGAAACTGGCAAAAAAATTAGGAGCAATCACACTCTTTTTGGATGCCATCAAAGGTGTGGTTGTGATACTTATAGCTATGATGCTTGGTGCTCCTGAAAGTGTACTCTGGACCATTGCAGTACTTGCCGTTGTCGGTCACTGTTTTTCGGCATTTTTGTTTTTTGAAGGAGGGAAAGGTGTGGCAACAGGCTTTGGTGTACTGCTTATTATGATGCCTATCCCTGCACTGATTGCCATTGTTGTTTGGCTGGTTGCAGCCAAAGGGTTGAAGATATCATCACTCTCGTCACTTATTGGTCTCATAGCATTCATTATCGCCTCTTATATACTCTATCCTGAAGTGCCTGGTATAGGTTCTCATGCACCTATCTGGATCATTGCATTCATCATCTTTTATAAACATATCCCAAATATCGTAAGACTCTTTAAAAAAGAAGAAGGCAAAGTCTAA
- a CDS encoding dihydroneopterin aldolase: MTIHIEDLTFDVIIGLLDFERDRPQRVIINLQASYDYSDDQFIDYADMVLLIQNELKEKRYELLENALLGLKEVLYTTYPQLQTLSLKISKPDILAQCNVSLSKTWNF, from the coding sequence ATGACCATTCACATAGAAGATCTGACTTTTGATGTCATCATTGGCTTACTGGACTTTGAACGAGACAGACCTCAACGTGTCATCATCAACCTTCAAGCTTCCTATGATTACAGCGATGATCAATTTATCGATTATGCGGATATGGTACTGTTGATACAAAATGAACTCAAAGAAAAACGCTATGAACTTTTGGAAAATGCGCTTTTAGGACTCAAAGAGGTACTCTATACAACCTACCCACAGCTTCAAACACTTTCACTCAAGATATCTAAACCCGATATCTTAGCCCAATGCAACGTTTCCTTAAGTAAAACTTGGAATTTTTAA
- the hsrA gene encoding homeostatic response regulator transcription factor HsrA — MRILIIENEVTQSKTLSDTLTQEGYQNDVAENLDDARYFLQIRNYDLVLLGWPSGSDKNLDIISTIKTEAHKTSVIVLSEREDKESEIKALRSGADDFIRKPLDFDILLVRIEAKLRFGVSNIIEIDDLIINPEEEKIIYEGEEIELKGKPFEVLTHLAMHKDQIVSKEQLLDAIWEEPELVTPNVIEVAINQIRQKMDKPLDITTIETVRRRGYRFCFPKKIS, encoded by the coding sequence ATGAGAATATTGATCATAGAAAATGAAGTGACACAGAGTAAGACACTTTCAGATACGTTGACACAAGAGGGTTATCAGAATGATGTAGCTGAAAATCTTGATGATGCAAGATATTTTCTGCAGATCAGAAACTATGACCTGGTGCTACTTGGATGGCCATCTGGCAGTGACAAAAATTTGGATATCATCTCCACTATCAAAACAGAAGCACACAAAACATCTGTCATTGTTCTCTCTGAACGGGAAGACAAAGAGAGCGAGATCAAAGCACTGAGATCCGGTGCGGATGATTTTATCAGAAAACCTCTTGATTTTGATATTTTACTGGTACGTATTGAGGCAAAATTACGCTTTGGTGTCTCTAACATTATCGAAATAGATGACCTTATCATTAATCCTGAAGAAGAGAAGATCATTTATGAGGGTGAAGAGATAGAACTCAAAGGTAAACCATTTGAGGTCTTGACGCATTTGGCCATGCATAAAGATCAGATCGTCTCTAAAGAGCAACTGCTTGATGCTATCTGGGAAGAACCGGAGCTTGTCACACCGAATGTGATTGAAGTTGCTATTAATCAGATCCGTCAGAAGATGGATAAACCTTTGGATATTACTACCATTGAAACGGTCAGAAGACGCGGTTATAGATTTTGCTTTCCTAAAAAGATCTCATAG